One Brachyspira suanatina DNA segment encodes these proteins:
- the miaB gene encoding tRNA (N6-isopentenyl adenosine(37)-C2)-methylthiotransferase MiaB, producing the protein MKNFYLENYGCQMNKADSNSLINSLMQEGFIQTENHENADNIIINTCSVRAHAEERVFSRVKLFNANRKKNKKDTKIIIMGCMAQTSKEHLEKLGVDKIFDVYNEVNIIDYLKDEEVFVRKFNDNYIFNKSYVDEDKPHKAFIPISHGCNNWCTYCIVPHTRGKMVSRKSGEIIEELKRLIDDGAKEITLLGQNVNSYGLDIDNEINFTELLYKLDKVIDEKSKDKVWIRFLTSHPKDFDKDLADAIWNLNSLCKHIHLPFQSGSDRILNLMNRKYTKEEYVKKVSYLRDYADDFPISTDIIVGYADETEDEYQETLNLLENIGFEEAYLYKYSEREGSIAFKKNVQYDKSAGARRLTNLVNYQRELAQKLLSKQVGKKTSVMVDDIAKDNMHYLCRSKENRIILVKKEKELNMGDIFNAEVTEIKSHTLIGKFI; encoded by the coding sequence ATGAAGAATTTTTACCTAGAAAATTACGGATGCCAAATGAATAAGGCGGATTCTAATAGTTTAATAAATTCGCTTATGCAGGAAGGCTTTATACAAACAGAAAATCATGAAAATGCTGATAATATCATAATAAATACATGCAGTGTAAGAGCTCATGCCGAAGAGAGAGTGTTTTCAAGAGTTAAATTATTCAATGCAAATAGAAAAAAGAATAAAAAAGACACAAAAATAATAATTATGGGCTGTATGGCTCAAACTTCCAAAGAACATCTTGAGAAACTTGGTGTTGATAAGATATTTGATGTATATAATGAAGTTAATATTATAGATTATTTGAAGGATGAGGAAGTTTTTGTAAGAAAATTTAATGATAATTATATATTTAATAAATCTTATGTAGATGAAGATAAGCCTCATAAAGCATTTATACCAATATCACATGGCTGTAATAATTGGTGTACTTACTGTATAGTGCCTCATACCAGAGGAAAGATGGTAAGTAGAAAATCAGGCGAAATAATAGAAGAACTTAAAAGATTAATAGATGACGGAGCTAAAGAGATAACTTTACTTGGGCAGAATGTTAATTCCTATGGGCTTGATATTGATAATGAGATTAACTTTACAGAATTATTATACAAATTAGACAAAGTTATTGATGAAAAGTCTAAAGATAAGGTTTGGATAAGGTTTTTAACTTCTCACCCTAAAGATTTTGATAAAGATTTGGCTGATGCTATATGGAATTTGAATAGTTTATGTAAGCATATACATTTACCTTTTCAAAGCGGTTCGGATAGAATATTAAATTTAATGAATAGAAAATACACTAAAGAAGAATATGTAAAAAAAGTATCATATTTAAGAGATTATGCTGATGATTTTCCTATTTCTACTGATATAATAGTAGGTTATGCTGATGAAACAGAAGATGAGTATCAAGAAACATTAAATTTACTTGAGAATATTGGTTTTGAAGAGGCTTACCTGTATAAATATTCAGAGAGAGAAGGCTCTATAGCATTTAAGAAAAATGTACAGTATGATAAATCGGCAGGAGCAAGAAGACTTACTAATCTTGTAAATTATCAAAGAGAATTGGCCCAGAAATTATTATCAAAGCAGGTAGGAAAAAAAACTTCTGTAATGGTAGATGATATAGCCAAAGATAATATGCATTATCTATGCAGAAGCAAGGAAAACAGAATAATTTTAGTGAAAAAAGAAAAAGAACTTAATATGGGCGATATTTTCAATGCTGAAGTTACAGAGATAAAAAGCCATACATTAATAGGTAAGTTTATATAG
- the coaD gene encoding pantetheine-phosphate adenylyltransferase produces MKNGKVIFPGTFDPFTLGHLDVLYRLADIFNKVYISVAVNLDKSPTFSIEERKNMIKKVIGDNDTIEIVSISGLVTEYMKQNDIKVLARGIRDSEDLYYELRMSRMNKLLYPEMDTIFLHTSEHYAYVSSSLIKEILKFNGPIDGLVPEIIVEDIKSKFIKK; encoded by the coding sequence ATGAAAAATGGAAAAGTAATATTTCCGGGTACTTTTGACCCTTTTACATTAGGACATCTCGATGTTCTTTACAGACTTGCTGATATTTTCAATAAGGTTTATATATCTGTAGCTGTTAATTTGGATAAATCTCCTACTTTTAGTATAGAAGAAAGAAAGAATATGATTAAAAAAGTAATAGGGGATAATGATACTATAGAAATTGTATCTATATCCGGACTTGTAACAGAGTATATGAAGCAGAACGATATAAAGGTATTGGCCAGAGGTATCAGAGACAGTGAAGATTTATACTATGAATTAAGAATGTCTAGAATGAATAAATTATTATATCCAGAGATGGATACTATATTTTTACATACATCAGAACATTATGCTTATGTAAGTTCTTCTTTAATAAAGGAAATACTTAAATTTAATGGACCTATAGACGGATTAGTGCCGGAAATAATAGTTGAAGACATAAAATCCAAATTCATAAAAAAATAA
- a CDS encoding acyl-CoA thioesterase, which translates to MAHVNKTEIRVIYADTDQMGVVYHSNYLRYFEIGRTELLRELGISYKDMEEKYDIMLPVKEAFVDYKISIKYDDVIVVYTSVEKLKNVSLKLKYEIRSKEDEQILYSTGYTLHPFVNKKGQIVKPDEYLYNIMAKGK; encoded by the coding sequence ATGGCTCATGTTAATAAAACTGAAATAAGAGTGATATATGCAGATACTGATCAAATGGGAGTTGTTTATCATTCAAACTATTTAAGATATTTTGAGATAGGAAGGACAGAGCTTTTAAGAGAATTAGGCATTTCATATAAAGATATGGAAGAAAAATATGATATAATGCTTCCTGTGAAAGAGGCTTTTGTAGATTATAAAATTTCTATAAAATATGATGATGTTATAGTAGTTTATACTAGTGTTGAAAAGTTGAAAAATGTATCATTAAAACTAAAATATGAAATAAGAAGCAAAGAAGATGAACAAATATTATACTCTACAGGTTATACACTTCACCCTTTCGTAAATAAAAAAGGACAAATAGTAAAACCTGATGAATATCTGTACAATATAATGGCTAAAGGTAAATAA
- a CDS encoding F0F1 ATP synthase subunit epsilon, with product MATTAVKKNKKALTCSVITRSGPILRSIKIDHVEIPSHDGYVSIHLDHCPYIVRIGYGELKIYNEDNKLINMYVEDGIAEVTNNVIGILVETALYPKDIDAAMLKDEINKLSTQMVINAEEARRNHEKIAKLNKQIEISSK from the coding sequence ATGGCTACTACTGCGGTAAAAAAAAATAAAAAAGCTTTAACTTGCTCAGTAATTACAAGAAGCGGTCCTATATTAAGATCTATAAAGATAGATCATGTAGAAATACCTTCGCATGATGGTTATGTTTCAATACATTTGGATCATTGCCCATATATAGTAAGAATAGGTTATGGTGAACTCAAGATATATAATGAAGATAATAAACTTATAAACATGTATGTGGAAGATGGTATAGCTGAAGTTACCAATAATGTTATAGGTATATTAGTAGAAACTGCTTTATATCCTAAAGATATTGATGCTGCTATGTTAAAAGATGAAATAAACAAATTATCTACTCAAATGGTTATTAATGCTGAAGAAGCAAGAAGAAATCATGAAAAAATAGCCAAACTTAATAAACAAATAGAAATTTCTTCTAAATAA